The Methanoplanus sp. FWC-SCC4 genome has a window encoding:
- a CDS encoding transcription initiation factor IIB — protein MQEIEKLKQLQSQREALKKRSTENVEKLQKKKEDTTKTVCPECGSRQLIHDYERAELTCQNCGLVLEEEFIDRGPEWRAFDHDQRMKRSRVGAPMTFTIHDKGLSTMIDWRNRDSYGRAISSKNRAQLYRLRKWQRRIRVSNATERNLAFALSELDRMASALGLPRNVRETAAVVYRDAVDKNLIRGRSIEGVAAAALYAACRQCSVPRTLDEIAEVSRVSRKEIGRTYRFISRELGLKLLPTSPIDYVPRFCSGLNLKGEVQSRAVEILRQAGERELTSGRGPTGVAAAAIYISSILGGERRTQREVAEVAGVTEVTIRNRYKELAEKLDIEIIL, from the coding sequence ATGCAGGAAATTGAAAAACTCAAACAGCTCCAGTCACAAAGAGAAGCACTCAAAAAGAGAAGCACAGAAAATGTCGAAAAACTTCAAAAGAAGAAGGAAGACACAACCAAAACAGTCTGCCCGGAGTGTGGAAGCCGTCAGTTAATTCATGATTACGAACGTGCAGAGCTTACCTGTCAAAACTGTGGTCTTGTTCTTGAAGAAGAATTTATCGACAGAGGTCCTGAGTGGCGTGCATTCGATCACGACCAGCGTATGAAACGTTCACGTGTTGGTGCTCCTATGACCTTTACAATTCACGACAAAGGTCTCTCAACGATGATCGACTGGAGAAACCGTGATTCATACGGTCGTGCTATCTCCTCCAAAAACCGTGCACAGCTATACCGTCTGCGTAAATGGCAGAGAAGAATCCGTGTATCAAATGCAACAGAGAGAAACCTTGCATTCGCTCTTTCCGAACTTGACCGCATGGCATCAGCTCTTGGTCTTCCAAGAAATGTTCGTGAAACAGCAGCAGTTGTCTATCGTGATGCTGTTGACAAAAACCTGATTCGCGGAAGAAGTATCGAAGGTGTTGCAGCCGCTGCTCTCTATGCTGCATGCCGCCAGTGCAGTGTTCCAAGAACACTTGACGAAATTGCCGAGGTATCACGTGTATCAAGAAAAGAGATTGGAAGAACATACAGGTTCATCTCAAGAGAACTCGGATTAAAACTTCTTCCGACATCACCAATCGACTATGTGCCGCGCTTTTGCTCGGGACTTAATCTCAAAGGTGAAGTTCAGTCAAGGGCTGTTGAAATCCTCAGACAGGCCGGAGAAAGAGAACTTACAAGCGGCAGAGGCCCGACAGGAGTTGCCGCCGCCGCAATTTATATATCATCCATTCTTGGCGGAGAACGCCGTACACAGCGTGAAGTCGCTGAAGTGGCAGGCGTTACCGAAGTTACGATCAGGAACAGATATAAGGAACTTGCAGAAAAACTAGATATAGAGATTATTCTCTAA
- a CDS encoding H/ACA ribonucleoprotein complex subunit GAR1, translated as MKLAGRINSIIGKHIIVVCCDPAQLPRIHTEVVDRRQKPVGKLVEVFGNINAPYATVYCKNTKNRITGEKIYTK; from the coding sequence TTGAAACTTGCTGGCCGTATTAATTCCATTATAGGAAAACACATAATCGTTGTTTGTTGTGACCCGGCCCAACTGCCACGAATTCATACAGAAGTTGTTGACCGCCGTCAAAAACCTGTTGGAAAACTTGTTGAAGTATTTGGGAATATAAACGCCCCTTATGCAACCGTTTATTGTAAAAATACAAAAAACCGCATTACAGGCGAAAAAATCTATACAAAATAA
- a CDS encoding histidinol phosphate phosphatase domain-containing protein: MYDLHTHTTISDGELIPTELVRRAAVLGYKTLAITDHVDASNISEAIKGINAIKISAGHYGVRLLSGVEITHVPPKEIAELAKRARNEGADIVVVHGETVVEPVCPGTNMAACRCSDVDILAHPGLLTEEEACEARINNVALEITSRGGHNRTNGHVYRVAKVSGCNILVNSDTHGPDDLMTETARKSVAIGCGMTPGEAENILSDKALDHFR; encoded by the coding sequence ATGTATGATCTTCACACCCATACGACAATTTCCGACGGAGAACTTATCCCGACAGAGCTTGTGAGAAGGGCAGCGGTTTTGGGATATAAAACACTTGCAATAACAGATCATGTCGATGCATCGAACATAAGTGAGGCGATAAAGGGAATAAACGCAATAAAAATATCCGCCGGACATTATGGAGTAAGACTCCTCTCAGGTGTTGAGATCACACATGTTCCTCCAAAAGAGATAGCAGAGCTTGCAAAACGTGCCAGGAATGAAGGGGCTGACATTGTGGTAGTCCACGGTGAAACGGTGGTTGAGCCGGTCTGCCCCGGCACCAATATGGCGGCCTGCAGGTGCTCTGATGTAGACATTCTTGCGCACCCGGGACTACTGACAGAAGAGGAAGCATGTGAAGCCAGAATAAACAATGTTGCTCTCGAAATAACTTCAAGGGGAGGCCATAACAGAACAAACGGCCATGTTTACAGAGTTGCTAAGGTTTCAGGCTGTAATATTCTGGTAAATTCCGACACACACGGCCCTGATGATTTGATGACGGAAACCGCGCGTAAATCAGTCGCCATTGGTTGTGGAATGACACCAGGCGAGGCAGAAAATATTTTATCAGATAAAGCCCTGGATCATTTTAGGTGA
- a CDS encoding signal recognition particle subunit SRP19/SEC65 family protein — protein sequence MERETGKVLYPCYFDKDLKRKEGRRVEKTLAIKKPDTKSIAKAASKLALKYKTEDKTHPSFWIEKSGRVVVEWDQPKESLIKKIAETMKED from the coding sequence ATGGAAAGGGAAACAGGAAAAGTGCTCTACCCCTGCTATTTTGATAAGGATCTGAAAAGAAAGGAAGGCAGGCGCGTAGAAAAGACACTTGCAATAAAAAAACCCGATACAAAATCAATAGCAAAGGCTGCATCAAAATTAGCTCTCAAATATAAAACAGAAGACAAAACACACCCTTCTTTCTGGATTGAAAAAAGCGGCCGTGTTGTCGTAGAATGGGATCAGCCCAAAGAGAGCCTGATTAAAAAAATTGCAGAAACCATGAAAGAGGACTAA
- the hypB gene encoding hydrogenase nickel incorporation protein HypB, which produces MHHIDISIEQDVFNANNKLAHENYHRLKDHGVRGFDLLGAIGSGKTALIENLVPALKKRGMSTGAIAGDVWGDDDFQRIVGTGAPAVNANTGKECHLDAHLVEHALDSLPLDEIEILFIENVGNMVCPTDFSLGAEKRIVVVSTTEGDDVVNKHPMMFRNGTIAVINKIDLAEFVGCNIERMEEDIHRYNPVMPVFRTNLKTGEGLEELIDEILR; this is translated from the coding sequence ATGCACCATATTGATATTAGCATTGAACAGGACGTTTTTAATGCAAATAACAAGCTTGCACATGAAAATTACCACAGATTAAAGGATCATGGTGTGAGGGGATTTGATCTTCTCGGGGCAATAGGTTCAGGGAAGACTGCACTTATTGAGAACCTTGTTCCTGCATTGAAGAAAAGAGGTATGAGTACAGGGGCAATTGCAGGAGACGTCTGGGGGGATGATGACTTCCAGAGGATAGTCGGTACCGGGGCCCCTGCTGTAAATGCAAATACAGGAAAGGAATGTCATCTTGATGCACATCTTGTGGAACATGCACTTGACTCTCTTCCGCTGGATGAGATAGAGATCTTGTTCATTGAAAATGTTGGAAACATGGTCTGCCCCACTGACTTTTCCCTTGGTGCTGAAAAGAGGATAGTGGTTGTCAGTACAACCGAGGGAGATGATGTTGTAAACAAACATCCGATGATGTTTAGGAACGGAACAATTGCTGTAATCAACAAAATAGATCTTGCAGAATTTGTTGGCTGCAACATTGAGAGAATGGAAGAAGATATTCACCGTTATAACCCTGTTATGCCTGTATTCAGGACTAATCTGAAGACTGGAGAGGGCCTTGAAGAACTCATTGATGAGATTCTGAGATAG
- a CDS encoding 30S ribosomal protein S8e: MLWQGRSVRRQTGGRIKPACGKRRVDIGRSPAETHIGEARRKLIRTHGGNQKVRAMRDNFACVSNPKTGETKKVEIKNVEVNPANPNYVRRNLLTKGAIILTEAGKARIVSRPGQDGVINAVLIE; this comes from the coding sequence ATGCTCTGGCAAGGAAGATCAGTAAGAAGGCAGACCGGCGGTCGTATTAAGCCTGCCTGCGGAAAGAGAAGAGTAGATATTGGAAGATCACCGGCAGAAACACACATTGGTGAGGCACGCCGTAAATTAATCCGCACACACGGAGGCAACCAGAAAGTCCGTGCAATGCGTGACAATTTTGCATGTGTTTCAAACCCAAAAACCGGTGAGACAAAGAAGGTAGAGATCAAAAATGTGGAAGTGAACCCGGCAAACCCTAACTACGTGCGCCGTAACCTTCTCACAAAGGGTGCAATTATCTTAACCGAAGCAGGAAAAGCAAGAATTGTATCAAGACCTGGTCAGGACGGCGTAATAAACGCAGTTCTGATTGAATAA
- a CDS encoding DUF2240 family protein, giving the protein MTLKTVIAAPFKNMRKQQLKKGEFIYFLTIDKRWMNKDQVVKLINMGVDSGLISENDGYLSPGFDVSGTDIPLGYKPSSSIFENNDPVERLLEDIAGSLNTDVSKIVSEMNMIIKDVFDGNLRPEAACVILARKYDVDFEGYLEDLEKNIEKE; this is encoded by the coding sequence TTGACATTAAAAACTGTGATTGCCGCTCCTTTTAAGAATATGCGAAAGCAACAGCTCAAGAAGGGGGAGTTTATCTATTTTCTTACGATTGACAAGAGGTGGATGAACAAGGATCAGGTTGTTAAGTTAATTAATATGGGGGTTGATTCAGGTCTGATTTCTGAAAATGACGGCTATTTATCGCCTGGTTTCGATGTGTCCGGGACGGATATTCCTCTGGGTTACAAACCGTCTTCATCAATATTTGAAAACAATGATCCGGTTGAAAGACTGCTCGAAGATATTGCCGGTTCTTTAAACACAGATGTAAGTAAGATCGTTTCTGAGATGAATATGATTATAAAAGATGTATTTGACGGAAATCTCCGGCCTGAGGCGGCCTGTGTTATCCTTGCCCGGAAATATGATGTTGACTTTGAGGGCTATCTTGAAGATTTGGAAAAAAATATCGAAAAGGAATAG
- a CDS encoding 30S ribosomal protein S6e: MADLKIVLSDPKTGKAYNVEATGGMAGAIIGKSVGEEINGDALGFAGYKILITGATDRTGIPARKDLPGAGKRKLLLSESTGFHPTYNGQRQRKTIRASEITSDFVQVNAKVVEYGEKTMEQYFAPEEPEAAAEQ; encoded by the coding sequence ATGGCAGATTTAAAAATAGTCCTCTCCGACCCTAAAACCGGCAAAGCATACAATGTAGAAGCAACCGGAGGAATGGCAGGAGCAATCATAGGAAAATCCGTTGGAGAAGAGATCAATGGTGATGCACTTGGTTTTGCAGGCTACAAGATCCTGATTACAGGTGCAACAGACAGAACAGGCATTCCGGCAAGAAAAGATCTGCCAGGAGCAGGCAAAAGGAAGCTTCTTCTTTCAGAAAGCACAGGCTTCCACCCGACATACAACGGACAGCGTCAGAGAAAGACAATCCGTGCATCTGAGATTACATCAGACTTTGTTCAGGTGAATGCAAAGGTTGTCGAATACGGCGAAAAGACAATGGAACAGTACTTTGCTCCGGAAGAACCCGAAGCAGCTGCTGAACAGTAA
- the infB gene encoding translation initiation factor IF-2, with amino-acid sequence MAKKKNKGNKQQPDANTIRTPIVCVLGHVDHGKTSLLDKIRGSSVVNKEAGAITQHIGATIVPLESIEEMSGTKGKVSFDVPGLLFIDTPGHHAFTTLRARGGALADMAILVVDINEGFQPQTIEALQILKNSKTPFVVAATKIDRIHGWRVNENAPFMKCYDAQNDRVKLEIETKTYEVVGKLSELGFNCERYDRIKDFQKNIGIVPVSGITGEGLPDLLMVMIGLAQRYMTENLKLTVEGPGTGTVIEVKEERGLGTTLDVILFDGTLKVGDEIVVGGNENVITTKVRSLLKPRPMQEILTEDRFERVKSVSAASGIKVSAPNLDDVVAGSPLIVVDNNRDELIERVKHEMQDIEVSLSEEGLFIKADTIGALEALSKELEQHKIPIMRAEVGPVSRHDIIEVGTIKNPLMSVLLAFNTTMLPDALDTLMESSMDHVKVFESSVIYHLIDDYIEWEEKKRREMEKQSFEKLVMPAKITLLPDCVFRQNNPAVVGIRVLGGKLQTGVNLIHLDGRKVGKVKQMKKGQDNIQEAIDGDEIAISIEGPTIGRQVNVGDDLYVDIPEHHVKVLETEMISHLNSSMTEILEELTRMKRKDKPFWGK; translated from the coding sequence ATGGCCAAAAAAAAGAATAAAGGAAATAAGCAGCAACCAGACGCAAATACAATCCGAACGCCAATCGTTTGTGTTTTAGGACATGTGGATCATGGCAAGACATCACTACTGGACAAGATACGCGGATCATCCGTGGTCAACAAGGAAGCCGGAGCAATCACACAACACATCGGCGCGACCATCGTACCCCTCGAATCAATTGAGGAGATGAGCGGGACAAAGGGCAAAGTCAGTTTCGACGTTCCGGGTCTTCTTTTCATTGACACACCCGGACACCATGCCTTTACCACGCTTCGCGCAAGAGGAGGAGCTCTTGCCGACATGGCAATCCTCGTAGTTGACATAAACGAAGGTTTCCAGCCCCAGACCATAGAAGCCCTTCAGATCCTGAAAAATTCAAAAACACCGTTTGTTGTAGCCGCAACAAAAATAGACCGTATTCACGGATGGCGTGTCAATGAAAACGCACCTTTCATGAAATGCTACGATGCACAAAACGATCGTGTAAAACTGGAAATTGAGACCAAGACCTATGAAGTAGTCGGTAAACTCTCAGAACTGGGATTTAACTGCGAACGCTACGACAGAATCAAGGATTTCCAGAAAAATATCGGAATTGTCCCTGTCAGCGGCATTACAGGTGAAGGTCTTCCGGATCTTTTGATGGTCATGATAGGTCTTGCACAAAGATACATGACAGAAAATCTCAAACTGACAGTCGAAGGACCCGGCACAGGAACAGTAATTGAAGTAAAAGAGGAAAGAGGCCTTGGAACAACCCTTGATGTCATCCTTTTTGACGGGACACTAAAAGTCGGTGATGAGATTGTCGTTGGAGGAAATGAGAATGTTATTACCACAAAGGTTCGCTCCCTCCTTAAGCCAAGACCAATGCAGGAAATCCTCACGGAAGATCGCTTTGAGAGGGTTAAATCTGTCAGCGCTGCGAGCGGAATTAAGGTATCGGCACCAAACCTTGATGACGTTGTTGCAGGTTCACCATTAATTGTCGTTGACAATAACCGCGATGAATTAATTGAGCGCGTAAAGCATGAAATGCAGGATATAGAAGTCAGTCTCTCAGAAGAAGGACTTTTCATAAAAGCTGACACCATAGGTGCACTTGAGGCATTGTCAAAAGAGCTTGAACAGCACAAAATCCCCATCATGCGTGCAGAAGTAGGACCTGTGAGCAGACATGACATAATTGAAGTAGGGACAATTAAAAACCCGCTTATGTCCGTACTGCTTGCCTTTAACACAACAATGCTGCCTGATGCACTCGACACACTGATGGAAAGTTCAATGGATCATGTCAAAGTCTTTGAATCAAGCGTCATCTACCATTTAATCGATGACTACATCGAGTGGGAGGAGAAGAAAAGACGTGAAATGGAGAAACAGAGCTTTGAAAAACTTGTCATGCCCGCAAAGATAACACTTCTCCCGGACTGTGTATTCAGACAGAACAACCCGGCTGTTGTTGGAATAAGGGTACTTGGAGGAAAACTCCAGACAGGTGTAAACCTGATCCACCTTGACGGAAGAAAGGTCGGAAAAGTAAAACAGATGAAGAAAGGTCAGGACAATATTCAGGAAGCAATCGACGGCGATGAGATTGCAATATCCATTGAAGGCCCGACCATAGGACGACAGGTGAATGTCGGCGATGATCTTTACGTGGACATACCCGAACATCATGTTAAAGTTCTTGAAACTGAGATGATTTCTCATTTAAACAGCAGTATGACGGAAATTTTGGAAGAATTGACACGTATGAAAAGAAAAGACAAACCCTTCTGGGGCAAGTAG
- a CDS encoding bile acid:sodium symporter family protein encodes MSSMFSIGLGISFKKIVDIFRDPELLTKSLLINLILIPAIAVMLALLLGIKGSLFLGFMMMACAPGASYAPRITEIANGDVEHSIILMFVLCSFALFSAPLTLPLFISSPAIVNLWDVIRILAIVQVFPLISGIYLNSQKPKISRRISHIVFKFSNISAFIAIMASLVIIFFSEAGMMLYSVITDLKSIIGMILVVFFSLLLGYMSGGDNIGRKKSMATGSANRNAGVAFLIASSSFVLLPDVIIIIIAYIIIQTLMSGSLAGYWLWKDMKSGKSTILSVNR; translated from the coding sequence ATGTCATCTATGTTTTCAATAGGGCTCGGTATTTCTTTTAAAAAAATAGTTGATATTTTCAGAGATCCTGAACTGCTTACAAAATCTCTTCTGATAAATTTAATTTTAATTCCGGCAATAGCGGTTATGCTTGCATTGCTGCTTGGAATAAAGGGAAGTCTGTTCCTTGGGTTTATGATGATGGCATGTGCACCGGGAGCATCTTATGCTCCAAGGATTACGGAGATAGCAAACGGGGATGTTGAACATTCAATAATTCTGATGTTTGTTTTGTGTTCGTTTGCATTATTTTCAGCTCCGCTGACACTGCCTTTGTTTATTTCCTCTCCGGCAATAGTAAATCTCTGGGATGTAATCAGGATTCTTGCAATAGTTCAGGTGTTTCCTTTAATATCCGGAATATATCTGAACTCCCAAAAACCAAAAATCTCCCGTCGCATATCACATATTGTATTTAAATTTTCAAACATATCCGCCTTTATCGCCATAATGGCATCACTTGTAATTATTTTTTTTTCAGAAGCCGGAATGATGCTATATTCTGTGATAACCGATCTAAAATCAATAATTGGAATGATACTGGTTGTTTTTTTCTCTCTGTTACTTGGTTATATGTCGGGCGGGGATAATATCGGGAGAAAAAAATCTATGGCAACAGGTTCTGCAAACAGAAATGCAGGTGTTGCATTTCTAATAGCCTCAAGCAGCTTTGTACTTCTGCCTGATGTTATCATAATTATAATAGCCTACATCATTATCCAGACCTTAATGTCAGGAAGCCTTGCCGGATACTGGTTATGGAAAGATATGAAGTCTGGTAAAAGTACAATATTGTCAGTCAATCGCTAA
- a CDS encoding FmdE family protein, with product MSENIKSFEEAVEFHGHSCPGLAYGYRAAEYALKELFHGRSMDEELVAIVENDACGIDGIQFVTGCTIGKGNLIFRDFGKQVYTFIKRDNSDAVRISQKDKTGMGDFNKRADELKGKVFSGSANPEEIKEFHEIRAEITKHILSMPLEDLYNISHIKPQIPEKARIFGTVKCAKCGEMVSESRARVQDGKIVCIPCFEEYSRGW from the coding sequence ATGTCAGAAAATATAAAATCATTTGAGGAAGCAGTTGAATTTCACGGGCATTCATGCCCCGGACTTGCATATGGATACAGGGCAGCTGAGTACGCATTAAAAGAGCTTTTCCACGGCAGAAGCATGGATGAAGAACTTGTTGCAATAGTCGAAAATGATGCATGCGGAATTGACGGGATTCAGTTTGTTACCGGTTGCACTATCGGAAAGGGTAACCTGATTTTCAGGGATTTCGGCAAACAGGTTTATACATTTATCAAACGGGATAACAGCGATGCAGTCAGAATATCCCAGAAGGACAAAACCGGAATGGGTGACTTTAACAAAAGAGCAGATGAGCTGAAAGGAAAGGTCTTTTCGGGATCTGCAAATCCTGAAGAGATTAAGGAATTTCATGAAATAAGGGCTGAGATTACAAAACATATCCTCTCGATGCCTCTTGAAGATTTGTATAATATCAGCCACATAAAGCCTCAAATTCCTGAAAAAGCAAGAATTTTTGGAACAGTCAAATGCGCAAAGTGCGGAGAGATGGTCTCAGAGTCAAGGGCAAGGGTTCAGGACGGAAAAATAGTCTGCATCCCGTGTTTTGAAGAATATTCACGCGGATGGTAA
- a CDS encoding ABC transporter ATP-binding protein produces MILNVDGVEFGYKSKSVLNDIEFNVQKNELLSILGPNGVGKTTLLKCMNAILRPKAGAVMVDSDDVTKLDQLEIAKRIGYVPQKCETGRLTAFDSILLGRRPHIKWNVSEKDIKIVESAIKKLDMEDLSLRYINEMSGGELQKVSIARALVQEPRVLLLDEPTSSLDLKNQIEILRTIKEVVRGHDVSAVMTMHDLNSALRYSDKFLFLRNGTIYAAGQRDVVTPDVIMNVYGVNVDIENFKGNPVVIPVAD; encoded by the coding sequence ATGATCCTGAATGTTGACGGAGTTGAATTTGGTTACAAAAGCAAGAGTGTATTAAATGACATTGAATTTAATGTACAGAAAAATGAGCTTCTTTCAATTCTCGGACCGAACGGAGTCGGGAAGACCACCCTTCTAAAGTGTATGAATGCCATTCTCCGCCCAAAGGCAGGTGCTGTTATGGTCGACAGCGATGATGTGACCAAACTCGATCAGCTTGAGATTGCCAAACGAATCGGTTATGTCCCCCAGAAATGTGAAACAGGAAGACTTACCGCATTCGATTCAATTCTTCTCGGCAGAAGACCGCACATTAAGTGGAATGTTTCTGAAAAAGATATCAAAATTGTTGAATCAGCAATTAAAAAACTTGACATGGAAGATCTTTCCCTGAGATACATAAACGAAATGAGCGGGGGAGAACTCCAAAAGGTTTCCATTGCAAGGGCACTTGTACAGGAACCAAGAGTACTGCTTCTCGATGAACCCACAAGCAGTCTTGATCTAAAAAATCAGATTGAAATTCTGAGAACCATAAAAGAAGTTGTAAGAGGACATGACGTCTCAGCTGTAATGACAATGCATGATTTAAACAGTGCCCTCCGGTATTCCGACAAATTCCTCTTTTTAAGGAACGGGACAATATATGCTGCAGGACAGCGTGATGTTGTTACGCCGGATGTAATAATGAATGTTTATGGCGTTAATGTCGACATTGAGAATTTCAAGGGGAATCCTGTTGTAATACCTGTTGCGGATTAG
- a CDS encoding FecCD family ABC transporter permease, translating into MHLNDGTIPEDYLKYTGKKISVILGGFILLLITLIMAISLGPVNIPPLDVIVTIFGSNVSDQFTAIIWNNRIPQALTAIVAGAALAVSGVAMQSILRNPLGSPFTLGISHAAAFGAAFSVIVLGAGTMQSTGVNSIVISNPYVTTTVAFIFSLLSTAVILLISKIRRASPEVMVLAGVAIGSLFTAGTMFLQYFADDVQLAAVVFWTFGDVGRANWNELMIMGILTGLAIIYFVYNCWNYNAIDAGDETAKGLGVNVERLRLVGMIVASMISAVVVGFLGIIGFVGLVCPHMMRRIIGDDHRFLIPGTIVAGGILLLASDTAARMILAPHVLPVAILTAFMGAPVFIYLLVRGYAK; encoded by the coding sequence ATGCACCTAAATGACGGCACAATCCCTGAGGATTATCTTAAATACACAGGGAAAAAAATATCAGTTATCCTTGGAGGATTTATCCTCCTTTTGATAACACTTATTATGGCTATATCCCTTGGACCTGTAAATATTCCTCCTCTGGATGTAATTGTAACAATTTTTGGATCAAACGTATCCGATCAGTTCACTGCAATTATCTGGAACAACAGGATACCACAGGCTTTAACGGCAATTGTTGCAGGCGCTGCACTTGCAGTTTCAGGAGTTGCCATGCAGTCAATACTCAGAAATCCCCTGGGCTCCCCGTTTACACTGGGAATATCACATGCTGCAGCATTTGGGGCAGCATTTTCCGTAATTGTACTCGGGGCAGGGACAATGCAGAGTACAGGAGTCAATTCAATTGTTATCAGCAATCCTTATGTCACAACCACAGTTGCATTTATTTTCTCTTTGTTATCGACAGCAGTTATTCTGCTGATATCCAAAATAAGAAGGGCATCTCCGGAGGTAATGGTTCTTGCAGGGGTAGCAATAGGATCTCTTTTTACGGCAGGAACCATGTTTTTGCAATATTTCGCAGATGATGTACAGCTTGCCGCAGTCGTATTCTGGACTTTCGGTGATGTTGGAAGAGCCAACTGGAATGAACTTATGATAATGGGAATCCTCACAGGTCTTGCCATTATTTACTTTGTTTACAACTGCTGGAATTACAATGCAATTGATGCAGGTGACGAAACTGCAAAAGGTCTCGGCGTAAATGTTGAAAGGCTGAGACTCGTAGGTATGATTGTAGCATCCATGATTTCCGCCGTTGTTGTGGGTTTTTTAGGCATTATCGGGTTTGTCGGTCTGGTCTGTCCGCACATGATGCGCCGTATCATCGGAGATGACCACAGATTCCTTATTCCGGGAACCATAGTTGCAGGGGGAATCCTGCTCCTTGCATCAGATACAGCAGCAAGGATGATTCTTGCACCACACGTCCTTCCGGTTGCAATTCTTACAGCATTTATGGGAGCACCGGTTTTCATCTATCTGCTTGTAAGGGGGTATGCAAAATGA
- a CDS encoding iron ABC transporter substrate-binding protein — translation MKKSYGALLIVLMILMAALLLSAGCTAENKNAQASTAKEIADDKISITDSLGREVTVPKDPQRVVCSGSGALRYLTYLQAQDKTVGVDDIEYREDATDARPYRIANTQFKDLPLIGEFRGNDDPEKIIALNPDVIFKTYVTSTADADKLSEKTGVPVVALNYGDIGYHRQDAYESLRIMGKVMVKEERAEEVIAFFEDTINDLNSRTKDVPDSTKKTCYIGGVSYRGPHGMQSTQPEYPPFIFLNADNVAGDLGTEHADVAKEKIIEWNPSIIFLDLASLRTNPSGLDELKNDPSYQILDAVKSGEVYGVIPYNSYTANHGNVLADAYYIGKVLYPDNFKDIEPKAKADEIFEFLVAKPVFDQMNTDAFKGLGFTKLEL, via the coding sequence ATGAAAAAAAGTTATGGAGCTTTACTGATTGTATTAATGATTTTAATGGCTGCACTTTTGCTTTCAGCAGGATGTACAGCAGAAAACAAAAATGCACAGGCATCAACTGCAAAAGAGATTGCAGACGATAAAATATCAATTACGGACTCTCTTGGAAGGGAAGTTACTGTACCAAAAGACCCCCAGAGAGTCGTATGCTCAGGATCAGGGGCACTCAGATACCTGACATATCTTCAGGCACAGGACAAAACAGTCGGTGTCGATGACATTGAATACAGGGAAGACGCAACAGACGCAAGACCTTACAGAATTGCAAACACGCAGTTTAAGGATTTGCCTTTAATCGGAGAATTCAGGGGTAATGATGATCCTGAAAAGATAATTGCACTAAACCCGGATGTGATTTTTAAGACATATGTCACATCAACAGCAGATGCCGACAAACTCTCCGAAAAGACAGGTGTTCCTGTTGTTGCATTAAATTACGGAGATATAGGATACCACCGTCAGGATGCTTACGAATCCCTCAGAATAATGGGTAAGGTTATGGTCAAAGAAGAACGTGCGGAAGAAGTCATTGCATTCTTTGAAGACACCATAAATGACCTGAATTCAAGAACAAAAGATGTCCCCGATAGCACAAAAAAGACCTGCTATATCGGTGGTGTAAGTTATAGGGGCCCACACGGAATGCAGTCCACACAACCGGAGTACCCGCCATTCATATTCCTAAACGCCGACAATGTTGCAGGTGATCTTGGAACAGAACATGCAGATGTCGCAAAGGAAAAAATAATTGAGTGGAATCCTAGTATCATCTTCCTTGACCTTGCATCACTTAGAACAAATCCTTCCGGTCTTGACGAGCTTAAAAATGATCCTTCATACCAGATACTTGACGCTGTAAAATCAGGAGAAGTCTACGGAGTCATCCCATACAATTCTTATACAGCAAATCACGGAAATGTTCTTGCAGATGCATATTACATCGGAAAAGTGCTTTATCCGGATAACTTCAAAGACATTGAACCTAAAGCTAAGGCAGATGAAATTTTTGAATTCCTTGTTGCAAAACCTGTATTTGATCAGATGAACACAGACGCTTTTAAGGGGCTGGGCTTTACAAAACTTGAGCTTTAA